A window of Passer domesticus isolate bPasDom1 chromosome 18, bPasDom1.hap1, whole genome shotgun sequence contains these coding sequences:
- the STKLD1 gene encoding serine/threonine kinase-like domain-containing protein STKLD1 isoform X1 yields MRCFPQAQAVPGNKQHSGGVGGAGGVCVGRLGCVPAMEKYEVLWVCPGQVLEQLQPGALGTVLVAQLKTDEGAQKKYAIKQVECIDQHQANVALKEAMDLLKLCHSNICTYTELFLTWNNEVSSLFLCLVMQHSGQGDLSALIREKRQKSEKIAGMVVQKFLGQMVDALFYIHKQNIWHRNLKPSNILVTGEPSFMLSDFSPETLMGDELKWKIRVEEESKSWMAPEAFGFSFTEKSDIWSLGCVLLDMMSCFVLNAEEIKSLLQDIRGDSSCLERVLALMQGGESSYLPFFPLLLMMLQIEPSMRPTARELITVPFVGKCLTFAGDTSIKLKKTLPTTTTDMLFQGGVESVLEFMQASWDVEEVQAKGIQHLASFVKDKSAFPYLLTCTEVITLAMKVHTDSLDIQVEGCTLLLEILSQALEQGVMVALDESVASCLSHTVRKHSENEEFLSMLCTLLMMVSASEVAAENLRKVGIIPDLLSILRRFLHNDKICFSCCAVLWSLAVSGNSENNADQAELASALPVTSAVLQKHLQDGVVAESACSALWALALQGCLTDSDYEPTAALLLDAVRMNPERAVLVKNGCLALASLVRLSETAALAILLDSKGSGTELIKDEYHLHPNEPGVAEALCLLMNEMVQYDEVMLNMRSQKMEKLLCEIKLQFPFSTEIQTLVNATLLKLRKEKRFV; encoded by the exons ATGAGGTGTTTCCCTCAGGCTCAAGCTGTACCCGGCAATAAGCAGCATTCTGGGGGTGTTGGTGGTGCTGGAGGTGTCTGTGtggggaggctgggctgtgtCCCCGCCATGGAAAAATATGAG GTGCTCTGGGTGTGTCCTgggcaggtgctggagcagctccagcccggGGCGCTGGGCACGGTGCTGGTGGCTCAGCTGAAAACAGATGAGGGTGCCCAGAAGAAATATGCAATAAAGCAG GTTGAATGCATCGACCAACACCAAGCAAATGTGGCCTTGAAGGAG GCAATGGATTTGCTAAAACTCTGCCATTCTAACATCTGTACTTACACGGAATTGTTCCTGACTTGGAATAATGAG GTCTCATCTCTGTTCCTCTGCCTGGTAATGCAGCACTCAGGCCAAGGAGATCTCTCAGCTCTAATCAGGGAAAAGAGGCAGAAGTCAGAAAAGATAGCAGGCATG GTGGTTCAGAAGTTCCTGGGACAGATGGTGGATGCTTTGTTTTACATacacaaacaaaatatttggcACAG AAATCTCAAGCCATCAAACATCCTGGTGACTGGTGAACCATCCTTCATGCTGAGTGACTTCAGCCCTGAAACACTTATGGGTGATGAGCTGAAATGGAAAATCAGAGTGGAAGAAG AAAGCAAGTCCTGGATGGCTCCAGAAGcatttggattttctttcactgagaaatctgacatctggtccctgggctgTGTCCTCCTTGATATGATGAGCTGCTTTGTTCTGAAT GCAGAAGAGATAAAATCCTTACTGCAGGACatcagaggggacagcagctgcCTTGAGAGAGTCCTGGCCCTGATGCAGGGTGGAGAAAGCAGCTATTTGCCTTTCTTTCCACTTTTATTGATGATGCTACAGATTGAGCCCAGCATGAGACCCACAGCAAG GGAACTGATCACTGTTCCATTTGTTGGGAAATGCCTGACTTTTGCTGGTGACACCTCAATAAAACTGAAGAAGACTCTGCCTACCACAACAACAGATATGCTCTTTCAGGGAGGAGTTGAAAGTGTTCTAG AATTCATGCAGGCTTCCTGGGATGTTGAAGAAGTCCAGGCTAAAGGCATTCAGCACCTTGCCAGCTTTGTAAAGGATAAAAGTG CATTCCCCTATCTGCTAACATGCACAGAAGTGATCACTCTTGCCATGAAGGTTCACACAGATTCTCTGGATATACAAGTAGAAGGCTGCACTTTATTGCTTGAAATTCTTAGTCAAG CTCTGGAACAGGGGGTGATGGTGGCCCTGGATGAGagtgtggccagctgcctgtcacacacagtgagaaaacattctgaaaatgaaGAATTCCTATCAATGCTCTGCACATTATTGATGATGGTTTCAGCCAGTG AAGTAGCTGCGGAGAACCTAAGAAAAGTTGGAATCATTCCGGACCTTCTGTCAATTTTGAGACGTTTTCTTCATAATGACAAGATCTGCTTCTCTTGCTGTGCCGTTCTCTGGAGCTTGGCTGTGAGTG GTAATTCAGAGAATAATGCAGACCAAGCAGAGCTGGCAAGTGCTCTCCCTGTCACCTCAGCAGTGCTTCAGAAACACCTCCAGGATGGAGTCGTGGCAGAGTCTGcctgctcagctctgtgggCACTGGCTCTCCAAG gtTGCTTAACTGACAGTGACTACGAGCCCACAGCAGCACTTTTGCTGGATGCAGTCAGGATGAACCCAGAAAGAGCAGTGCTGGTGAAGAATGGCTGCCTGGCATTGGCCAGCCTCGTGAGGCTCTCAG AAACTGCAGCTTTGGCAATTCTGCTGGACTCAAAGGGCAGTGGAACAGAGCTGATCAAAGATGAATATCACCTTCATCCCAACGAGCCAGGGGTGGCAGaggctctgtgcctgctgatgAACGAGATGGTTCAGTATG ATGAGGTTATGCTGAATATGAGGTCccagaaaatggaaaagctgctgtgtgAAATAAAACTCCAGTTTCCATTTAGCACG GAGATTCAGACCCTGGTGAATGCAACACTTTTGAAACTGAGGAAGGAAAAACGCTTTGTCTGA
- the STKLD1 gene encoding serine/threonine kinase-like domain-containing protein STKLD1 isoform X7: MRCFPQAQAVPGNKQHSGGVGGAGGVCVGRLGCVPAMEKYEVLWVCPGQVLEQLQPGALGTVLVAQLKTDEGAQKKYAIKQVECIDQHQANVALKEAMDLLKLCHSNICTYTELFLTWNNEVSSLFLCLVMQHSGQGDLSALIREKRQKSEKIAGMVVQKFLGQMVDALFYIHKQNIWHRNLKPSNILVTGEPSFMLSDFSPETLMGDELKWKIRVEEESKSWMAPEAFGFSFTEKSDIWSLGCVLLDMMSCFVLNAEEIKSLLQDIRGDSSCLERVLALMQGGESSYLPFFPLLLMMLQIEPSMRPTARELITVPFVGKCLTFAGDTSIKLKKTLPTTTTDMLFQGGVESVLEFMQASWDVEEVQAKGIQHLASFVKDKSAFPYLLTCTEVITLAMKVHTDSLDIQVEGCTLLLEILSQALEQGVMVALDESVASCLSHTVRKHSENEEFLSMLCTLLMMVSASEVAAENLRKVGIIPDLLSILRRFLHNDKICFSCCAVLWSLAVSGNSENNADQAELASALPVTSAVLQKHLQDGVVAESACSALWALALQGCLTDSDYEPTAALLLDAVRMNPERAVLVKNGCLALASLVRLSDEVMLNMRSQKMEKLLCEIKLQFPFSTEIQTLVNATLLKLRKEKRFV, translated from the exons ATGAGGTGTTTCCCTCAGGCTCAAGCTGTACCCGGCAATAAGCAGCATTCTGGGGGTGTTGGTGGTGCTGGAGGTGTCTGTGtggggaggctgggctgtgtCCCCGCCATGGAAAAATATGAG GTGCTCTGGGTGTGTCCTgggcaggtgctggagcagctccagcccggGGCGCTGGGCACGGTGCTGGTGGCTCAGCTGAAAACAGATGAGGGTGCCCAGAAGAAATATGCAATAAAGCAG GTTGAATGCATCGACCAACACCAAGCAAATGTGGCCTTGAAGGAG GCAATGGATTTGCTAAAACTCTGCCATTCTAACATCTGTACTTACACGGAATTGTTCCTGACTTGGAATAATGAG GTCTCATCTCTGTTCCTCTGCCTGGTAATGCAGCACTCAGGCCAAGGAGATCTCTCAGCTCTAATCAGGGAAAAGAGGCAGAAGTCAGAAAAGATAGCAGGCATG GTGGTTCAGAAGTTCCTGGGACAGATGGTGGATGCTTTGTTTTACATacacaaacaaaatatttggcACAG AAATCTCAAGCCATCAAACATCCTGGTGACTGGTGAACCATCCTTCATGCTGAGTGACTTCAGCCCTGAAACACTTATGGGTGATGAGCTGAAATGGAAAATCAGAGTGGAAGAAG AAAGCAAGTCCTGGATGGCTCCAGAAGcatttggattttctttcactgagaaatctgacatctggtccctgggctgTGTCCTCCTTGATATGATGAGCTGCTTTGTTCTGAAT GCAGAAGAGATAAAATCCTTACTGCAGGACatcagaggggacagcagctgcCTTGAGAGAGTCCTGGCCCTGATGCAGGGTGGAGAAAGCAGCTATTTGCCTTTCTTTCCACTTTTATTGATGATGCTACAGATTGAGCCCAGCATGAGACCCACAGCAAG GGAACTGATCACTGTTCCATTTGTTGGGAAATGCCTGACTTTTGCTGGTGACACCTCAATAAAACTGAAGAAGACTCTGCCTACCACAACAACAGATATGCTCTTTCAGGGAGGAGTTGAAAGTGTTCTAG AATTCATGCAGGCTTCCTGGGATGTTGAAGAAGTCCAGGCTAAAGGCATTCAGCACCTTGCCAGCTTTGTAAAGGATAAAAGTG CATTCCCCTATCTGCTAACATGCACAGAAGTGATCACTCTTGCCATGAAGGTTCACACAGATTCTCTGGATATACAAGTAGAAGGCTGCACTTTATTGCTTGAAATTCTTAGTCAAG CTCTGGAACAGGGGGTGATGGTGGCCCTGGATGAGagtgtggccagctgcctgtcacacacagtgagaaaacattctgaaaatgaaGAATTCCTATCAATGCTCTGCACATTATTGATGATGGTTTCAGCCAGTG AAGTAGCTGCGGAGAACCTAAGAAAAGTTGGAATCATTCCGGACCTTCTGTCAATTTTGAGACGTTTTCTTCATAATGACAAGATCTGCTTCTCTTGCTGTGCCGTTCTCTGGAGCTTGGCTGTGAGTG GTAATTCAGAGAATAATGCAGACCAAGCAGAGCTGGCAAGTGCTCTCCCTGTCACCTCAGCAGTGCTTCAGAAACACCTCCAGGATGGAGTCGTGGCAGAGTCTGcctgctcagctctgtgggCACTGGCTCTCCAAG gtTGCTTAACTGACAGTGACTACGAGCCCACAGCAGCACTTTTGCTGGATGCAGTCAGGATGAACCCAGAAAGAGCAGTGCTGGTGAAGAATGGCTGCCTGGCATTGGCCAGCCTCGTGAGGCTCTCAG ATGAGGTTATGCTGAATATGAGGTCccagaaaatggaaaagctgctgtgtgAAATAAAACTCCAGTTTCCATTTAGCACG GAGATTCAGACCCTGGTGAATGCAACACTTTTGAAACTGAGGAAGGAAAAACGCTTTGTCTGA